A region from the Euzebya sp. genome encodes:
- a CDS encoding DNA polymerase IV translates to MDAFYASVEVRERPELAGLPVLVGGTGGRGVVAAASYEARARGISSAMPMARALRLCPDAVVLSPRFELYGEVSAQIRAIFDSVTPLVEPLSLDEAFLDVRGSVRLFGPPERIAADIRARIRDELGLPASVGIAPNKFLAKLCSQKAKPDGVVHLRAADVDAYLAPLGVRDLWGVGEKTAERLARFGVRTVGDLRQLPADTLRRLVGEAMATQLTALGRGEDGRTVVPHQAAKGMSAEETFDADVDDPQVLRRELLRLSERVARRLRRSHASGRTITLKLRYANFQTVTRSVTLDYPIDDATQLYRHAGELLDGLRLQRVRVRLIGVGVSKLGPGDAARQLSLTDDDRWQQIERAADAARDRFGELAVTRGTLLADDEVPRGGSDDHDH, encoded by the coding sequence ATGGACGCGTTCTACGCCTCCGTCGAGGTGCGGGAGCGGCCGGAGCTCGCCGGCCTCCCCGTCCTGGTCGGCGGCACCGGCGGCCGGGGTGTCGTCGCGGCCGCCAGCTACGAGGCACGGGCGCGCGGGATCAGTTCGGCGATGCCGATGGCGCGGGCGCTGCGGCTGTGCCCGGATGCGGTGGTGCTGAGCCCCCGCTTCGAGCTGTACGGGGAGGTGTCGGCCCAGATCCGCGCGATCTTCGACTCGGTGACCCCGCTGGTGGAGCCCCTGTCCCTCGACGAGGCCTTCCTCGACGTGCGCGGCAGCGTCCGGCTGTTCGGACCGCCCGAGCGGATCGCGGCCGACATCCGCGCGCGGATCCGCGACGAGCTGGGGCTGCCCGCGAGCGTCGGGATCGCCCCGAACAAGTTCCTCGCGAAGCTGTGCAGCCAGAAGGCCAAGCCCGACGGCGTGGTCCACCTGCGGGCCGCCGACGTCGACGCCTACCTGGCCCCCCTCGGCGTCCGCGACCTGTGGGGGGTGGGGGAGAAGACCGCCGAGCGCCTGGCCCGCTTCGGGGTCAGGACCGTCGGGGACCTCCGCCAGCTGCCGGCCGACACGCTCCGCCGCCTGGTCGGCGAGGCGATGGCCACCCAGCTGACCGCGCTGGGGAGGGGGGAGGACGGCCGGACGGTCGTGCCGCATCAGGCGGCCAAGGGGATGAGCGCGGAGGAGACCTTCGACGCCGACGTCGACGACCCCCAGGTCCTCCGCCGGGAGCTGCTCAGGCTGAGCGAGCGGGTCGCGCGCCGCCTCCGCCGCAGCCACGCGTCGGGCCGCACGATCACCCTCAAGCTGCGGTACGCGAACTTCCAGACCGTGACGCGGTCGGTGACCCTCGACTACCCGATCGACGACGCCACCCAGCTGTACCGCCACGCCGGGGAGCTGCTCGACGGGCTCCGGCTGCAGCGCGTCCGGGTGCGTCTGATCGGCGTCGGCGTGTCGAAGCTGGGGCCCGGGGACGCCGCCCGCCAGCTCAGCCTGACCGACGACGACCGCTGGCAGCAGATCGAGCGGGCGGCCGACGCCGCCCGCGACCGGTTCGGCGAGCTCGCGGTGACCCGCGGGACCTTGCTCGCCGACGACGAGGTGCCGCGCGGCGGGTCGGACGACCACGACCACTAG
- a CDS encoding ATP-binding protein has protein sequence MTTTDAQRLARTAGLKDLRLPHLEEVDRRRAQLWALSLFVALVLPAVMVVSGLDGVESQITDVLEIRNVRLGLLAMLVVVLGYVAEREVTLRRLTALLVEERVLTASLVNRVDELNLLLRATRAMNSALDLDAVLDQIADSTHTLLRAGGVSIMLVDAEDPEVLAVAAIAGDPGVSVGRRQAIGDGLAGGAVARRDALLIGADDDQPRARHHRGGALVVPMEVRGQLVGVISVTAGGDREPFTEFDLRGVSVFADAAAAAISNARAYEQQLGRVASLLEQDRAKNEFLTLVTHELRTPLTSMIGLMTLMAQRGEEMEPAKVAEYAEIARSQGWRLDRLIENLLESSRTMRGALDITLAPADVGAEIDKAAVGLQRALPDHPITVTAPAGILRQVDMDAILRIIDNLLSNAAKYTPAGTPIDVRLGETATGLVVTVADHGPGLAPEDKQALFEKFTRGPDPYDRGGLGLGLFVVRALAEAHGGRVEIDDTPGGGATFRVWLTAERVEDATPAG, from the coding sequence ATGACGACCACCGATGCGCAGAGGCTCGCGCGCACAGCGGGCCTCAAGGACCTGCGCCTGCCCCACCTCGAGGAGGTGGACCGCCGACGCGCCCAGCTCTGGGCGCTGTCGCTCTTCGTCGCGCTCGTCCTGCCGGCGGTGATGGTGGTGTCGGGCCTCGACGGCGTCGAGAGCCAGATCACCGACGTCCTCGAGATCCGCAACGTGCGGCTGGGGCTGCTGGCCATGCTCGTCGTGGTGCTCGGGTACGTGGCGGAGCGGGAGGTGACCCTCCGGCGGCTCACCGCGCTGCTGGTCGAGGAGCGGGTGCTGACCGCCTCCCTCGTCAACCGCGTCGACGAGCTGAACCTGCTGCTGCGCGCCACCCGGGCGATGAACTCGGCGCTCGACCTCGACGCGGTCCTCGACCAGATCGCCGACTCGACCCACACCCTCCTCCGCGCGGGAGGGGTCTCGATCATGCTGGTCGACGCCGAGGATCCGGAGGTCCTGGCCGTGGCCGCGATCGCCGGTGACCCGGGGGTGTCGGTGGGACGGCGCCAGGCGATCGGGGACGGGCTCGCCGGCGGGGCGGTCGCCCGCCGCGATGCCCTGCTGATCGGTGCCGACGACGACCAGCCTCGCGCCCGCCACCACCGCGGCGGGGCCCTGGTGGTCCCGATGGAGGTGCGCGGCCAGCTCGTCGGCGTGATCAGCGTCACCGCGGGCGGCGACCGCGAGCCGTTCACCGAGTTCGACCTCCGCGGGGTCAGCGTGTTCGCCGACGCCGCTGCGGCGGCGATCAGCAACGCCCGGGCCTACGAGCAGCAGCTGGGGCGGGTCGCGTCGCTGCTCGAGCAGGACCGCGCGAAGAACGAGTTCCTGACCCTCGTCACCCACGAGCTGCGGACGCCCCTCACGTCGATGATCGGGCTGATGACGCTGATGGCCCAGCGGGGCGAGGAGATGGAGCCCGCCAAGGTCGCCGAGTACGCCGAGATCGCCCGCAGCCAGGGCTGGCGGCTGGACCGGCTGATCGAGAACCTGCTCGAGAGCTCCCGGACGATGCGCGGGGCGCTCGACATCACGCTGGCGCCGGCCGACGTGGGCGCCGAGATCGACAAGGCCGCCGTGGGCCTGCAGCGCGCCCTGCCCGACCACCCGATCACCGTCACCGCGCCGGCGGGGATCCTCCGCCAGGTCGACATGGACGCGATCCTGCGGATCATCGACAACCTGCTGTCGAACGCCGCGAAGTACACCCCGGCGGGCACACCGATCGACGTGCGGTTGGGGGAGACGGCGACCGGGCTGGTCGTGACGGTCGCCGATCACGGCCCCGGTCTGGCGCCGGAGGACAAGCAGGCGCTGTTCGAGAAGTTCACGCGCGGGCCCGACCCCTACGACCGCGGCGGGCTCGGCCTCGGGCTGTTCGTCGTGCGGGCCCTCGCCGAGGCGCACGGCGGCCGCGTCGAGATCGACGACACCCCCGGCGGCGGCGCGACGTTCCGCGTCTGGCTGACCGCCGAGCGGGTCGAGGACGCCACGCCCGCGGGCTGA
- a CDS encoding DNA polymerase III subunit alpha has translation MGVTARRKDTTSMPSAAPAVTHLATRTCYSLRDGVIRPRELAEAAARAGMEAVGIADRGGLYGAVRFAQACGQAGVRPIYGADLALFPEADDRGRVREGWGITRASRSGIGRVMGPGSGQAWLEDDAARVTLIAADDRGFATLARTITDHHLESERSDPHLRWAQVVHRLGGADPGVFALLGAESPVGRLLAAGRVDAARAETRRWLHLLGPERLLIGVTHHLAPGDDDVARRTFALADDLGVRAVAHQAARYLTPADARIADVMDAVRQQVPLARHHRTRRNAEGHFKDAAAMARVFAERPDALVNTMWVAERCGVDIGLGRLRVPDFVTGPGREEGSDPAWALAELRRRCEHGLHERFARVEATHTHLLDRELDMVRTLGLAPYFLTVAEIVQRIRDKGILAACRGSAAGSIVTYALRISDVDPVAHDLAFERFMNPYRDELPDIDIDVESARREDIYRDLLGTYGEDRVACVAMVETFKARMAIREVGKAMGMPAAEVDYIAKSFPHVGAGDVRPALAHLPELEGLNLEAAHRRDGSRSQYSLLLDVVERLDGFPRHIALHPCGILLADRTLRDIAPMERSAAGFAMAQYDKDDVEALGLCKLDVLGVRMLSSMAHCTEQVRRTRGVDVDFDAVGWADPDTYELIQSTRTLGMFQIESPGQRELIGKFQPEHLDDLVVDISLFRPGPVKGDMIKPFLRRRHRQEATGVPHPILERALGETYGVIVYHEQVMRAVAAVTGCDLAEADLVRRRLGDPTQVGELERWITSGAAERGLPVEVADWLWHALSQFASFGFCKAHAAAFSVPTYRSAWLKAHYLPEFMAGVLTHDPGMYPRRLILEDARQFGVAILPLDVNASARDYTVEVVPADEAYALLGIADPSALLGVGDPAARLPSGWRRAADGTPLPPAGFDKGTADVPGWRYAIRLGLQDVERIDDDMIDSLLLGRPFTSVADLRLRARLSQPVAESLTHAGALDGIGGVGVGVGAVGEGRGRTRRDLLLEVAERWSGLTRHKVRGPDQPEQLGLLEPEEAAGLPEYRPAERVRAELEVVGLDASRHVISFYDSLLDRLGVTRAADLLDCREGQLVRIGGVKVATQTPPVKSGQRVIFLSLDDATGVGDATFFESVHDACAWTVFHTWLLVAEGRVHRSGRRGVSITASRAWDLRRLMTAWREGWLDEALGEGGRPTDQAARDFSDGAPSEGIRGAAGRSGLTFAHRPGEHPQMRRTIPFGGAGPAEPVGRPTRFTPNGTTWADPAGRNGGLDPQDSTRLSPNDPRHPDHRHVRRCTLPGCPSHDPAGGDAHGPGRKLWHSSPGSAGR, from the coding sequence GTGGGAGTCACCGCACGTCGGAAGGACACCACCTCGATGCCGAGCGCCGCACCCGCCGTCACCCACCTCGCCACCCGGACCTGCTACTCGCTGCGCGACGGGGTGATCCGGCCGCGCGAGCTGGCCGAGGCCGCGGCGCGGGCCGGCATGGAGGCGGTGGGCATCGCCGACCGCGGGGGGTTGTACGGCGCGGTCCGGTTCGCCCAGGCCTGCGGGCAGGCGGGGGTGCGCCCGATCTACGGGGCCGACCTGGCGCTGTTCCCCGAGGCCGACGACCGCGGACGCGTGCGTGAGGGGTGGGGCATCACCCGCGCCTCCCGCAGCGGCATCGGGCGGGTCATGGGACCGGGGTCCGGGCAGGCCTGGCTCGAGGACGACGCCGCCCGCGTCACGCTGATCGCCGCGGACGACCGGGGGTTCGCGACCCTCGCCCGCACGATCACCGACCACCACCTCGAGTCCGAGCGGTCCGACCCCCACCTGCGCTGGGCGCAGGTGGTGCACCGCCTCGGCGGGGCTGACCCCGGCGTCTTCGCGCTGCTCGGCGCCGAGTCCCCCGTCGGTCGCCTGCTGGCCGCCGGGCGGGTCGACGCCGCCCGCGCCGAGACCCGCCGGTGGCTGCACCTGCTCGGGCCCGAGCGGCTGCTGATCGGCGTCACCCACCACCTCGCGCCGGGCGACGACGACGTCGCCCGGCGGACCTTCGCGCTGGCCGACGACCTGGGCGTCCGCGCGGTCGCCCACCAGGCCGCCCGGTACCTGACGCCGGCCGACGCCAGGATCGCCGACGTGATGGACGCGGTCCGCCAGCAGGTCCCCCTCGCCCGCCACCACCGCACCCGCAGGAACGCCGAGGGCCACTTCAAGGACGCCGCGGCCATGGCGCGGGTGTTCGCCGAGCGGCCCGACGCGCTGGTGAACACGATGTGGGTGGCCGAGCGGTGCGGTGTCGACATCGGCCTCGGCCGGCTGCGGGTCCCCGACTTCGTCACCGGACCCGGCCGGGAGGAGGGGTCGGATCCGGCCTGGGCCCTGGCCGAGCTGCGCCGGCGCTGCGAGCACGGGCTCCACGAGCGGTTCGCGCGCGTCGAGGCGACCCACACCCACCTGCTCGACCGCGAGCTCGACATGGTCCGCACCCTGGGCCTGGCCCCGTACTTCCTGACCGTCGCCGAGATCGTCCAGCGGATCCGCGACAAGGGGATCCTGGCGGCCTGCCGCGGGTCGGCGGCCGGGTCGATCGTCACCTACGCGCTGCGGATCTCCGACGTCGACCCGGTCGCCCACGACCTCGCGTTCGAGCGGTTCATGAACCCCTACCGCGATGAGCTGCCCGACATCGACATCGACGTCGAGTCCGCCCGCCGCGAGGACATCTACCGCGACCTCCTGGGGACCTACGGCGAGGACCGGGTCGCCTGCGTCGCGATGGTCGAGACGTTCAAGGCCCGCATGGCGATCCGCGAGGTCGGCAAGGCGATGGGGATGCCGGCCGCCGAGGTCGACTACATCGCCAAGTCCTTCCCGCACGTCGGTGCCGGCGACGTCCGTCCCGCCCTCGCCCACCTGCCCGAGCTCGAGGGGCTGAACCTGGAGGCGGCCCACCGTCGCGACGGGTCGCGCAGTCAGTACAGCCTGCTGTTGGACGTCGTCGAGCGCCTGGACGGCTTCCCCCGCCACATCGCCCTGCACCCCTGCGGGATCCTGCTGGCCGACCGGACCCTCCGCGACATCGCCCCGATGGAGCGCTCCGCGGCCGGGTTCGCCATGGCCCAGTACGACAAGGACGACGTCGAGGCCCTCGGGCTGTGCAAGCTCGACGTGCTCGGCGTGCGGATGCTCAGCTCGATGGCCCACTGCACCGAGCAGGTGCGTCGCACCCGCGGGGTCGATGTCGACTTCGACGCGGTCGGCTGGGCCGACCCCGACACCTACGAGCTGATCCAGTCCACCCGCACCCTCGGGATGTTCCAGATCGAGTCGCCCGGCCAGCGCGAGCTGATCGGCAAGTTCCAGCCCGAGCACCTCGACGACCTGGTCGTCGACATCTCGCTGTTCCGCCCCGGCCCGGTGAAGGGCGACATGATCAAGCCGTTCCTGCGCCGCCGCCATCGCCAGGAGGCGACGGGCGTCCCCCACCCGATCCTCGAGCGCGCACTGGGCGAGACCTACGGCGTGATCGTCTACCACGAGCAGGTCATGCGAGCGGTGGCGGCGGTCACCGGCTGCGACCTGGCCGAGGCCGACCTGGTCCGCCGCCGCCTCGGCGACCCCACCCAGGTCGGCGAGCTCGAGCGATGGATCACGTCCGGCGCCGCCGAGCGCGGGCTGCCGGTGGAGGTGGCCGACTGGCTGTGGCATGCCCTCAGCCAGTTCGCCTCCTTCGGGTTCTGCAAGGCCCACGCGGCGGCGTTCAGCGTGCCGACGTACCGCTCGGCGTGGCTGAAGGCCCACTACCTGCCCGAGTTCATGGCCGGCGTGCTGACCCACGACCCCGGCATGTACCCGCGACGGCTGATCCTCGAGGACGCCCGCCAGTTCGGCGTCGCGATCCTGCCGTTGGACGTCAACGCCTCCGCGCGCGACTACACCGTCGAGGTGGTCCCCGCCGACGAGGCGTACGCCCTCCTCGGGATCGCTGATCCCAGCGCCCTCCTCGGGGTGGGGGATCCCGCGGCGCGCCTGCCGTCGGGCTGGCGGCGGGCAGCAGACGGCACGCCGCTCCCGCCGGCGGGCTTCGACAAGGGCACGGCCGACGTCCCGGGGTGGCGCTACGCGATCCGCCTGGGCCTCCAGGACGTCGAGCGCATCGACGACGACATGATCGACTCGCTGCTGCTCGGCCGGCCCTTCACCTCCGTCGCCGACCTGCGCCTGCGCGCACGGTTGTCACAGCCGGTCGCCGAGTCCCTCACCCACGCCGGCGCCCTCGACGGCATCGGCGGGGTCGGGGTCGGGGTGGGGGCGGTGGGGGAGGGGAGGGGCCGGACCCGCCGGGACCTCCTGCTCGAGGTGGCCGAGCGGTGGTCCGGGTTGACCCGCCACAAGGTCCGCGGGCCCGACCAGCCCGAGCAGCTGGGCCTGCTCGAGCCCGAGGAGGCCGCCGGCCTGCCCGAGTACCGGCCCGCCGAGCGGGTCCGGGCCGAGCTCGAGGTCGTCGGCCTGGACGCGAGCCGGCACGTGATCTCCTTCTACGACTCCCTGCTGGACCGCCTGGGGGTGACACGCGCCGCCGACCTGCTCGACTGCCGCGAGGGCCAGCTGGTCCGCATCGGCGGGGTGAAGGTCGCCACCCAGACCCCGCCGGTGAAGTCCGGGCAGCGGGTGATCTTCCTGTCCCTCGACGACGCGACCGGGGTCGGTGACGCGACGTTCTTCGAGTCCGTCCACGACGCCTGCGCCTGGACGGTGTTCCACACCTGGCTGCTGGTCGCCGAGGGCCGGGTGCACCGCAGCGGCCGGCGGGGCGTGTCGATCACCGCCTCCCGCGCCTGGGACCTGCGGCGGCTGATGACGGCCTGGCGGGAGGGGTGGCTCGACGAGGCGCTGGGGGAGGGGGGCCGCCCCACCGACCAGGCGGCCCGCGACTTCTCCGACGGCGCACCGTCGGAGGGGATCCGGGGTGCCGCAGGCCGCTCCGGGCTGACCTTCGCCCACCGGCCGGGCGAGCACCCGCAGATGCGCCGCACGATCCCCTTCGGCGGTGCCGGCCCGGCCGAGCCGGTCGGGCGGCCGACCCGGTTCACCCCGAACGGCACGACGTGGGCGGACCCCGCGGGACGCAACGGCGGGCTCGACCCCCAGGACAGCACGCGGCTGTCGCCGAACGACCCCCGTCACCCCGATCACCGCCACGTCCGCCGCTGCACCCTCCCGGGCTGCCCAAGCCACGACCCCGCCGGAGGTGACGCCCACGGGCCGGGACGCAAGCTGTGGCACTCCTCGCCCGGTTCGGCGGGTCGGTAG
- a CDS encoding mismatch-specific DNA-glycosylase encodes MDDISPPDRWAERTIDDVLSPDVRLLLVGINPGRRSAELNRHFAGPGNRFWPALSASGLVPGPIGPAEQHELPAHGIGITNLVARATATAAEVTREELRAGGAALVERIAWTDVRVVAVLGVTAYRVAFAAPRAARGPQPDRPGWWLMDNPSGLNAHAQVPELARQIAAAGRAAGLVGGG; translated from the coding sequence GTGGACGACATCTCCCCGCCCGACCGCTGGGCCGAGCGCACCATCGACGACGTGCTGTCCCCGGACGTGCGGCTGCTGCTGGTGGGGATCAACCCCGGCCGACGGTCGGCCGAGCTGAACCGCCACTTCGCCGGGCCCGGCAACCGGTTCTGGCCAGCCCTGTCGGCGAGCGGCCTGGTGCCCGGGCCGATCGGGCCGGCCGAGCAGCACGAGCTGCCGGCGCACGGGATCGGCATCACCAACCTGGTGGCGCGCGCCACCGCGACGGCTGCGGAGGTGACCCGCGAGGAGCTGCGCGCGGGCGGCGCCGCGCTGGTCGAGCGGATCGCGTGGACGGACGTCCGGGTCGTCGCCGTGCTGGGCGTCACCGCCTACCGCGTGGCGTTCGCCGCCCCCCGTGCCGCCCGCGGGCCGCAACCCGACCGGCCCGGGTGGTGGCTGATGGACAACCCGAGCGGGCTCAACGCCCACGCCCAGGTCCCCGAGCTGGCCCGGCAGATCGCGGCAGCCGGTCGGGCGGCCGGGCTCGTGGGCGGCGGGTGA
- a CDS encoding dioxygenase encodes MPAATTHPFDVHLERALPLTRAQRAWTPADGPLPALFLSHGAPPTFEDPVWMAELFTWASSMPKPRAIVIVSAHWETASTMMSASGPGTELVYDFGGFDPRYFRMRYDTPGADDLRRRVAAALPDDEPVHAHPSRGLDHGAWVPLKIMYPDADVPVVQLSMATQDPDRLLAIGARLRELRAEGVLVIGSGFTTHGLPFVDFRRPDVIPGWSRDFDAWTADALARGDVEELARFRSAAPGMPYAHPTVDHFIPLFVTLGAADDPTGPVTTTIADWMYGLSTRSFQLG; translated from the coding sequence ATGCCCGCCGCCACCACCCACCCCTTCGACGTCCACCTCGAGCGCGCGCTGCCGCTGACCCGGGCCCAGCGGGCCTGGACGCCCGCCGACGGCCCGCTGCCCGCCCTGTTCCTCAGCCACGGCGCGCCGCCGACGTTCGAGGACCCGGTGTGGATGGCCGAGCTGTTCACCTGGGCGTCGTCGATGCCGAAGCCGCGGGCGATCGTGATCGTGTCGGCCCACTGGGAGACGGCGTCGACGATGATGTCGGCCAGCGGACCCGGCACCGAGCTGGTGTACGACTTCGGCGGCTTCGACCCGCGCTACTTCCGGATGCGCTACGACACGCCAGGGGCGGACGACCTGCGCCGTCGCGTCGCGGCGGCGCTGCCGGACGACGAGCCGGTGCACGCCCACCCCTCCCGCGGCCTCGACCACGGAGCCTGGGTGCCCCTCAAGATCATGTACCCCGACGCCGACGTCCCCGTCGTCCAGCTGTCGATGGCCACGCAGGACCCCGACCGCCTGCTGGCGATCGGCGCCAGGCTGCGCGAGCTGCGGGCCGAGGGGGTGCTGGTGATCGGGTCGGGGTTCACCACCCACGGCCTGCCCTTCGTGGACTTCCGACGGCCGGACGTGATCCCCGGCTGGTCACGCGACTTCGACGCCTGGACCGCCGACGCGCTCGCCCGCGGCGACGTCGAGGAGCTGGCCCGATTCCGCTCCGCCGCGCCAGGGATGCCCTACGCCCACCCGACCGTCGACCACTTCATCCCGCTGTTCGTGACCCTCGGGGCGGCCGACGATCCGACCGGGCCGGTCACCACCACGATCGCGGACTGGATGTACGGCCTGTCGACGCGGTCGTTCCAGCTGGGCTGA
- a CDS encoding elongation factor G → MGVPTGRIRNVALVGHSGNGKTSLVEAMLFRAGLIQRLGRVEDGTTVTDADPEEHRRTQSLDLGMAPLEIGDHRINLIDTPGYADFVDDAAIGLAVADLAVFVIDATAGVQPDDVLQWRTAARMGVPRMVFINKMDRARDPFEVILADIRARFGQGVELIELPIGEQAAFHGVADLLTEHVFLYDSGQAEESDAIPPEIAEAEHAAHEQLVEDVVATEDDLLERYLEGEEPTAEELERALHDGVDAGEVFPVLVGSATGPVGVDRLMEFICHVGPAPADLPGAPVRIGEEQMVVPADPDGPLVVLAFATRSDDYVGQITTFKVLSGTLHADDVLINSRTGDKERFHGVVRLRGADHEPVSTVQAGDIAAATKLGDVRTGDTLCDTARGWQALLPDPPAAVHGVAIHAASTGEEDKLFAALGKVMAEDRSLVLERNDETHQTVLWGTGEMQIQVVLDRIARRYGVSVETEPVRIAYRETITRTVTAEGKHKKQSGGRGQFAIAEVRFEPLPQGTGFSFDSAVVGGAIPKGLIPAVGAGIEESMARGGLHGFPLVDVSATVLDGKYHSVDSDEMSFKVAGSIALREALPQAGVVVLEPISHVEVTVPVELQGEVMGDLQQRRGQLTGTEQGDTHDEVVIVAQVPTAEIVRYAVDLRSATHGRARFTAVHDRYDPVPPHLVEGLVAG, encoded by the coding sequence ATGGGAGTCCCAACCGGCCGTATCAGGAACGTGGCTCTGGTGGGCCACTCGGGGAACGGGAAGACCTCGCTGGTCGAGGCCATGCTGTTCCGCGCGGGTCTCATACAGCGCCTGGGACGGGTGGAGGACGGCACGACGGTCACGGACGCGGACCCCGAGGAGCACCGGCGCACCCAGTCCCTCGACCTCGGGATGGCGCCCCTCGAGATCGGGGACCACCGGATCAACCTGATCGACACCCCCGGCTACGCGGACTTCGTCGACGACGCCGCCATCGGCCTGGCGGTCGCCGACCTGGCGGTGTTCGTGATCGACGCGACCGCGGGCGTGCAGCCCGACGACGTCCTGCAATGGCGGACGGCCGCCCGCATGGGCGTCCCCCGCATGGTCTTCATCAACAAGATGGATCGCGCGCGCGACCCCTTCGAGGTGATCCTGGCCGACATCCGCGCCCGGTTCGGCCAGGGCGTCGAGCTCATCGAGCTGCCCATCGGCGAGCAGGCCGCCTTCCACGGCGTGGCCGACCTGCTCACCGAGCACGTCTTCCTCTACGACTCCGGCCAGGCCGAGGAGTCCGACGCCATCCCGCCGGAGATCGCCGAGGCCGAGCACGCGGCGCACGAGCAGCTGGTCGAGGACGTCGTCGCGACCGAGGACGACCTGCTGGAGCGCTACCTGGAGGGTGAGGAGCCGACCGCGGAGGAGCTCGAGCGGGCCCTCCACGACGGGGTCGACGCCGGCGAGGTGTTCCCCGTGCTGGTGGGGTCGGCGACCGGCCCGGTCGGGGTGGACAGGCTGATGGAGTTCATCTGCCACGTCGGGCCCGCCCCGGCGGACCTGCCCGGCGCGCCGGTCCGCATCGGCGAGGAGCAGATGGTCGTGCCCGCCGACCCCGACGGGCCCCTGGTGGTCCTGGCGTTCGCCACGCGATCCGACGACTACGTCGGGCAGATCACCACCTTCAAGGTCCTGAGCGGCACGCTGCACGCAGACGACGTGCTGATCAACTCGCGCACCGGCGACAAGGAGCGGTTCCACGGGGTGGTGCGGCTGCGCGGCGCCGACCACGAGCCGGTGTCGACGGTGCAGGCCGGGGACATCGCCGCGGCGACCAAGCTGGGGGACGTCCGCACCGGGGACACGCTGTGCGACACCGCCCGGGGGTGGCAGGCCCTGCTGCCCGACCCGCCGGCCGCGGTGCACGGCGTCGCGATCCACGCCGCGAGCACCGGTGAGGAGGACAAGCTCTTCGCCGCGCTCGGCAAGGTGATGGCGGAGGACCGCTCATTGGTCCTCGAGCGCAACGACGAGACCCACCAGACGGTCCTCTGGGGCACCGGCGAGATGCAGATCCAGGTCGTCCTCGACCGGATCGCCCGGCGCTACGGGGTGTCGGTGGAGACCGAGCCGGTGCGCATCGCCTACCGGGAGACGATCACCCGCACCGTGACCGCCGAGGGCAAGCACAAGAAGCAGTCCGGCGGCCGCGGCCAGTTCGCCATCGCCGAGGTCCGCTTCGAGCCGCTCCCCCAGGGCACCGGCTTCAGCTTCGACTCGGCGGTCGTGGGCGGCGCGATCCCGAAGGGCTTGATCCCCGCCGTCGGCGCCGGCATCGAGGAGTCCATGGCCCGCGGCGGCCTGCACGGCTTCCCCCTCGTCGACGTGTCCGCGACCGTGCTCGACGGCAAGTACCACTCTGTCGACTCCGACGAGATGAGCTTCAAGGTCGCCGGATCGATCGCGCTCCGCGAGGCGCTGCCGCAGGCCGGGGTCGTGGTGCTCGAGCCGATCAGCCACGTCGAGGTCACCGTGCCCGTCGAGCTGCAGGGGGAGGTCATGGGCGACCTGCAGCAGCGCCGCGGCCAGCTGACGGGCACCGAGCAGGGCGACACCCATGACGAGGTCGTCATCGTGGCCCAGGTGCCGACCGCGGAGATCGTCCGCTACGCCGTCGACCTGCGGTCGGCCACGCACGGCCGGGCGCGGTTCACCGCCGTCCACGACCGCTACGACCCGGTGCCGCCGCACCTCGTGGAGGGCCTCGTCGCGGGCTGA
- a CDS encoding 5'-3' exonuclease H3TH domain-containing protein produces MYVHLVDGTFELFRHHHAPNNDDPERGAVRGVLRSMVWLLERGGPDDIPATHVGVATDHVIESFRNALWPTYKSSAGVPPELLDQFTPLEDALRALGLVVWAMEELEADDALAAAAAQADADDRVAKVIIATPDKDLGQCVRGDRVIQWDRMRGTTRDADGVFDKTGVTPAQIPDWLGLVGDSADGFPGLPGFGAKTAAALLTRFGHIDDIPDDHAAWGKVRGAAKLAGVLRENRQEALLFRTIATLVDDADLGTTVDDLEWTGPTLDFEAICAEYDCDDLLDRVAALRDGGAPQTQAELPL; encoded by the coding sequence ATGTACGTGCACCTCGTGGACGGCACCTTCGAGCTGTTCCGCCACCACCACGCGCCCAACAACGACGACCCCGAGCGCGGGGCCGTCCGCGGCGTCCTGCGGTCGATGGTGTGGCTGCTCGAGCGCGGTGGTCCCGACGACATCCCGGCCACCCACGTCGGGGTCGCCACCGATCACGTCATCGAGAGCTTCCGCAACGCCCTGTGGCCGACCTACAAGTCGTCGGCCGGCGTGCCCCCGGAGCTGCTCGACCAGTTCACCCCGCTCGAGGACGCCCTCAGGGCGCTCGGGCTGGTGGTCTGGGCCATGGAGGAGCTGGAGGCCGACGACGCGCTGGCCGCCGCGGCGGCGCAGGCGGATGCCGACGACCGGGTGGCCAAGGTGATCATCGCCACGCCCGACAAGGACCTCGGCCAGTGCGTCCGCGGCGACCGGGTCATCCAGTGGGACCGGATGCGGGGCACCACGCGCGACGCCGACGGCGTGTTCGACAAGACCGGCGTCACGCCTGCGCAGATCCCCGACTGGCTCGGGCTGGTGGGCGATTCCGCCGACGGCTTCCCCGGCCTGCCCGGGTTCGGGGCGAAGACCGCCGCGGCGCTGCTGACCCGCTTCGGCCACATCGACGACATCCCCGACGACCACGCGGCGTGGGGGAAGGTGCGCGGGGCCGCGAAGCTCGCCGGCGTGCTGCGCGAGAACCGCCAGGAGGCCCTGCTGTTCCGCACGATCGCCACGCTGGTGGACGACGCGGACCTGGGCACGACCGTCGACGACCTGGAGTGGACCGGCCCGACGCTCGACTTCGAGGCCATCTGCGCCGAGTACGACTGCGACGATCTCCTCGACCGGGTGGCCGCGCTCCGCGACGGCGGCGCACCGCAGACCCAGGCCGAGCTGCCGCTCTAG